One Dermatophagoides farinae isolate YC_2012a chromosome 6, ASM2471394v1, whole genome shotgun sequence genomic window carries:
- the LOC124493678 gene encoding uncharacterized protein LOC124493678 isoform X1, whose translation MTGFLFIDNDGKQISSIFLRIVIFFMTIVANIVLADNKSFIVRGNNVTEWQSIRYAYKSPYGLSNRLKCDGSIHQQFNECERTAHHTWQVTIDDYFYQSKKFCCFIWQTLDCERDVAAKCSVDYAKKLEANAEQSYKSMCDVVGSARDSWTCWFTGERTDTILWIIGIVLLILATICACMGIRLYNSNKTKPEMEIQKIGKSTEMHLSIANYAANLRQVSASDAPIKQPQTRGNRSFLLPDGGGSITDPPLPSGVSKNISSSASRTPTPVMRPERATTPVMKPKGASVPKNIASSASKAPTPVMKPEGASVPKNIPSSASKAPTPVMKPEGASVPKNIPSSASKAPTPVMKPEGASVPKNIASSASKAPTPVMKPEGASVPKNIPSSASKAPTPVMKPEGASVPKNIPSSASKAPIPVMQPEGTSVPKNIPSSASKAPIPVMQPEGTSVPKNIPSSASKAPIPVMQPEGTSVPKNIPSSASSNTAAIHGLENVSPSSSVHRGGYSSGTLTPASSRNSFGSDITQVLSQPTNSKIQRHSSLPDLKSTQPATIERLSKSLISVQDQQSPLSSASSTSSYLSASDGYATDSSGLVMIAGSKKPRFQANTSSSSVLGRQIDTPSLQQTSPPPPSPTAPVGNVLEQIPQMDAHTPRKFVLQPPIRLDRTQSEIITGSRQTLLPKSASSPSIFYPEMDAPSPTAPVGNVLDQIPQMDTHTPRKFVLQPPIRLDRTQSQIITGSRPAILQKSTSSPSIFYPEIDAPSSSTSTTPTPATSVDNILDQIPQMDAHTPRKFVLQPPIQLDRTQSQIITGSRPAILQKSASSPSIFYPEMDAPSPTAPVGNVLDQIPQMDAHTPRKFVFQPPIRLDRTQSEIITGSRQAILQKSTSSPSIFYPELDVPSSSTSTTPSPATSVDNILDQIPQMDTHTTRKYVLQPPIRLDRTQSEIITGSRQTILPKSTSSPSIFYPELEAPSSSTSTPSPTPSVDNVSVSSSRPLSPALSETSDIHPSIGSNKALATTEPVNSSIDVIKDVNISRGPSFKSAKKTIEKKFAYEPRSTVVTNLDSFETRRQSIAEKMTTIVRHLFSFSGTSYTRPVSRSTTAISPQPSPSPSSSSTSTSSSSTSTPSSSTSIPDMTATTDMTRVIQELDALSKLRNLDSTP comes from the exons ATGACcggatttttgtttatagATAATGATGGCAAACAAATCTCTTCAATATTTTTGAGGATAGTCATCTTCTTCATGACGATTGTTGCAAATATTGTGTTGGCtgataataaatcattcatAGTGCGAGGTAATAATGTAACCGAATGGCAATCTATACGATATGCATACAAATCCCCCTATGGTCTATCCAATAGATTAAAATGTGATGGAtcgattcatcaacaatttaatGAATGTGAACGAACAGCACATCATACGTGGCAAGTgaccattgatgattat ttttatcaatcaaaaaagtTTTGCTGTTTCATCTGGCAAACACTTGATTGTGAAAGAGATGTTGCTGCAAAATGTAGTGTTGATTATGCAAAGAAACTTGAAGCTAACGCTGAACAATCATACAAATCAATGTGCGATGTAGTTGGTTCAGCTCGTGATTCATGGACATGTTGGTTTACAGGTGAAAGAACGGATACGATTCTTTGGATTATCGGAATTGTACTTCTTATCTTAGCGACCATCTGTGCATGCATGGGAATTAGACTTTACAATAGTAATAAAACAAA ACCTGAAATGGAAATccaaaaaattggaaaatcaaCAGAAATGCATTTATCTATTGCAAATTATGCTGCCAATTTGAGACAGGTATCAGCATCTGATGCGCCAATAAAACAACCACAAACTCGAGGAAACCGATCATTTTTACTTCCCGATGGAGGTGGCTCCATAACGGATCCACCATTGCCAAGTGgtgtttcaaaaaatatcTCTTCATCTGCATCAAGAACACCGACTCCAGTAATGCGACCCGAAAGAGCAACAACTCCAGTAATGAAACCCAAAGGAGCAAGTGTTCCAAAGAATATCGCTTCATCTGCATCAAAAGCACCAACTCCAGTAATGAAACCCGAAGGAGCAAGTGTTCCAAAGAATATCCCTTCATCTGCATCAAAAGCACCAACTCCAGTAATGAAACCTGAAGGAGCAAGTGTTCCAAAGAATATCCCTTCATCTGCATCAAAAGCACCAACTCCAGTAATGAAACCCGAAGGAGCAAGTGTTCCAAAGAATATCGCTTCATCTGCATCAAAAGCACCAACTCCAGTAATGAAACCCGAAGGAGCAAGTGTTCCAAAGAATATCCCTTCATCTGCATCAAAAGCACCAACTCCAGTAATGAAACCTGAAGGAGCAAGTGTTCCAAAGAATATCCCTTCATCCGCATCAAAAGCGCCAATTCCAGTAATGCAACCCGAAGGAACAAGTGTTCCAAAGAATATTCCATCATCTGCATCAAAAGCACCAATTCCAGTAATGCAACCCGAAGGAACAAGTGTTCCAAAGAATATTCCATCATCTGCATCAAAAGCACCAATTCCAGTAATGCAACCCGAAGGAACAAGTGTTCCAAAGAATATTCCATCATCTGCATCAAGTAACACCGCCGCTATACATGGTTTGGAAAATGTAAGTCCTAGTTCATCGGTTCATAGAGGAGGATATTCAAGCGGCACCCTGACCCCAGCTTCATCGAGAAATAGTTTTGGGTCAGATATTACTCAAGTGTTATCTCAACCAACAAACTCCAAAATTCAACGACATTCATCGCTACCTGATCTAAAATCGACACAACCAGCAACAATTGAGCGATTGAGTAAGAGTCTTATTTCTGTTCAAGATCAACAAAGCCCCTTATCATCAGCctcatcgacatcatcatatttgtcGGCAAGTGATGGTTATGCTACCGATAGTTCTGGTTTGGTAATGATTGCAGGATCAAAGAAACCAAGATTTCAAGCAAACACAAGTTCCTCATCCGTTCTCGGGAGACAAATAGATACACCATCATTGCAACaaacatcaccaccaccaccatctcCAACAGCACCTGTTGGCAACGTCTTAG AACAAATTCCTCAAATGGACGCACATACACCTAGAAAATTTGTTCTTCAGCCTCCCATTCGATTAGACCGCACTCAATCGGAAATAATTACAGGATCGAGACAAACATTATTGCCAAAAAGCGCAAGTTCACCATCTATTTTCTATCCCGAAATGGACGCACCATCCCCAACAGCACCTGTTGGTAACGTTTTAg ATCAAATTCCTCAAATGGACACTCATACACCGAGAAAATTTGTTCTTCAGCCTCCCATCCGATTAGACCGCACTCAGTCTCAAATAATTACAGGATCGAGACCAGCGATATTGCAAAAAAGCACGAGTTCACCATCTATTTTCTATCCCGAAATAGAcgcaccatcatcatcaacatcaacaacaccgACCCCGGCAACATCTGTTGACAACATTTTAg ATCAAATTCCTCAAATGGACGCTCATACACCTAGAAAATTTGTTCTTCAGCCTCCCATCCAATTAGACCGCACTCAGTCTCAAATAATTACAGGATCGAGACCAGCGATATTGCAAAAAAGCGCAAGTTCACCATCTATTTTCTATCCCGAAATGGACGCACCATCCCCAACAGCACCTGTTGGTAACGTTTTAg ATCAAATTCCTCAAATGGACGCTCATACACCtagaaaatttgtttttcagcCTCCCATCCGATTAGACCGCACTCAGTCGGAAATAATTACAGGATCGAGACAAGCGATATTGCAAAAAAGCACGAGTTCACCATCCATTTTCTATCCCGAACTAGAcgtaccatcatcatcgacatcaacAACACCATCCCCGGCAACATCTGTTGACAACATTTTAg ATCAAATTCCCCAAATGGACACTCATACAACTAGAAAATATGTTCTTCAACCTCCCATCCGTTTAGATCGCACTCAATCGGAAATAATTACAGGATCGAGACAAACAATATTGCCAAAAAGCACAAGTTCACCATCCATTTTCTATCCAGAACTAGAagcaccatcatcatcgacatccaCACCATCCCCGACACCATCTGTTGACAACGTTTCGG TCTCATCATCTAGACCACTATCACCGGCACTATCTGAAACATCTGATATTCATCCAAGTATTGGATCGAATAAAGCATTAGCAACAACAGAACCAGTAAATTCATCTATAGATGTCATTAAAGATGTTAATATAAGTCGTGGTCCAAGTTTTAAatcggcaaaaaaaacaattgaaaaaaaatttgcatatgAACCTCGATCAACTGTCGTTACTAATTTGGATAGTTTCGAAACAAGAAGACAATCGATCGCTgagaaaatgacaacaatagTGCGAcatttattttcgttttctggAACATCATACACGAGACCAGTATCAAGATCAACCACTGCTATTTCACCtcaaccatcaccatcaccatcatcgtcgtcaacCTCGACATCATCGTCTTCAACCTCGACACCATCGTCTTCAACCTCGATACCAGATATGACAGCAACAACGGATATGACACGAGTCATACAAGAATTGGATGCATTGAGTAAATTACGAAATTTAGATTCAACACCAtaa
- the LOC124493678 gene encoding uncharacterized protein LOC124493678 isoform X2 — translation MMIDITIMANKRIWFKCLMMIIFFMTIVANIVLANDKSFIVRGNNVTEWDSVRYPYKSLYGISKRLKCDGSIHQQFNECERTAHHTWQVTIDDYFYQSKKFCCFIWQTLDCERDVAAKCSVDYAKKLEANAEQSYKSMCDGVGSARDSWTCWFTGERTDTILWIIGIVLLILATICACLGIRLYNSNKTKPEMEIQKIGKSTEMHLSIANYAANLRQVSASDAPIKQPQTRGNRSFLLPDGGGSITDPPLPSGVSKNISSSASRTPTPVMRPERATTPVMKPKGASVPKNIASSASKAPTPVMKPEGASVPKNIPSSASKAPTPVMKPEGASVPKNIPSSASKAPTPVMKPEGASVPKNIASSASKAPTPVMKPEGASVPKNIPSSASKAPTPVMKPEGASVPKNIPSSASKAPIPVMQPEGTSVPKNIPSSASKAPIPVMQPEGTSVPKNIPSSASKAPIPVMQPEGTSVPKNIPSSASSNTAAIHGLENVSPSSSVHRGGYSSGTLTPASSRNSFGSDITQVLSQPTNSKIQRHSSLPDLKSTQPATIERLSKSLISVQDQQSPLSSASSTSSYLSASDGYATDSSGLVMIAGSKKPRFQANTSSSSVLGRQIDTPSLQQTSPPPPSPTAPVGNVLEQIPQMDAHTPRKFVLQPPIRLDRTQSEIITGSRQTLLPKSASSPSIFYPEMDAPSPTAPVGNVLDQIPQMDTHTPRKFVLQPPIRLDRTQSQIITGSRPAILQKSTSSPSIFYPEIDAPSSSTSTTPTPATSVDNILDQIPQMDAHTPRKFVLQPPIQLDRTQSQIITGSRPAILQKSASSPSIFYPEMDAPSPTAPVGNVLDQIPQMDAHTPRKFVFQPPIRLDRTQSEIITGSRQAILQKSTSSPSIFYPELDVPSSSTSTTPSPATSVDNILDQIPQMDTHTTRKYVLQPPIRLDRTQSEIITGSRQTILPKSTSSPSIFYPELEAPSSSTSTPSPTPSVDNVSVSSSRPLSPALSETSDIHPSIGSNKALATTEPVNSSIDVIKDVNISRGPSFKSAKKTIEKKFAYEPRSTVVTNLDSFETRRQSIAEKMTTIVRHLFSFSGTSYTRPVSRSTTAISPQPSPSPSSSSTSTSSSSTSTPSSSTSIPDMTATTDMTRVIQELDALSKLRNLDSTP, via the exons atgatgattgatataaCAATTATGGCCAATAAACGAATATGGTtcaaatgtttgatgatgatcatctttTTCATGACGATTGTTGCAAATATTGTATTGGCTAATGATAAATCATTCATAGTGCGTGGTAATAATGTAACCGAATGGGATTCTGTTCGATATCCATACAAATCCCTTTATGGTATATCCAAAAGATTAAAATGTGATGGAtcgattcatcaacaatttaatGAATGTGAACGAACAGCACATCATACGTGGCAAGTgaccattgatgattat ttttatcaatcaaaaaagtTTTGCTGTTTCATCTGGCAAACACTTGATTGTGAAAGAGATGTTGCTGCAAAATGTAGTGTTGATTATGCAAAGAAACTTGAAGCTAACGCTGAACAATCATACAAATCAATGTGCGATGGAGTTGGTTCAGCTCGTGATTCATGGACATGTTGGTTTACAGGTGAAAGAACGGATACGATTCTTTGGATTATCGGAATTGTACTTCTTATCTTAGCGACCATCTGTGCATGCTTGGGAATTAGACTTTACAATAGTAATAAAACAAA ACCTGAAATGGAAATccaaaaaattggaaaatcaaCAGAAATGCATTTATCTATTGCAAATTATGCTGCCAATTTGAGACAGGTATCAGCATCTGATGCGCCAATAAAACAACCACAAACTCGAGGAAACCGATCATTTTTACTTCCCGATGGAGGTGGCTCCATAACGGATCCACCATTGCCAAGTGgtgtttcaaaaaatatcTCTTCATCTGCATCAAGAACACCGACTCCAGTAATGCGACCCGAAAGAGCAACAACTCCAGTAATGAAACCCAAAGGAGCAAGTGTTCCAAAGAATATCGCTTCATCTGCATCAAAAGCACCAACTCCAGTAATGAAACCCGAAGGAGCAAGTGTTCCAAAGAATATCCCTTCATCTGCATCAAAAGCACCAACTCCAGTAATGAAACCTGAAGGAGCAAGTGTTCCAAAGAATATCCCTTCATCTGCATCAAAAGCACCAACTCCAGTAATGAAACCCGAAGGAGCAAGTGTTCCAAAGAATATCGCTTCATCTGCATCAAAAGCACCAACTCCAGTAATGAAACCCGAAGGAGCAAGTGTTCCAAAGAATATCCCTTCATCTGCATCAAAAGCACCAACTCCAGTAATGAAACCTGAAGGAGCAAGTGTTCCAAAGAATATCCCTTCATCCGCATCAAAAGCGCCAATTCCAGTAATGCAACCCGAAGGAACAAGTGTTCCAAAGAATATTCCATCATCTGCATCAAAAGCACCAATTCCAGTAATGCAACCCGAAGGAACAAGTGTTCCAAAGAATATTCCATCATCTGCATCAAAAGCACCAATTCCAGTAATGCAACCCGAAGGAACAAGTGTTCCAAAGAATATTCCATCATCTGCATCAAGTAACACCGCCGCTATACATGGTTTGGAAAATGTAAGTCCTAGTTCATCGGTTCATAGAGGAGGATATTCAAGCGGCACCCTGACCCCAGCTTCATCGAGAAATAGTTTTGGGTCAGATATTACTCAAGTGTTATCTCAACCAACAAACTCCAAAATTCAACGACATTCATCGCTACCTGATCTAAAATCGACACAACCAGCAACAATTGAGCGATTGAGTAAGAGTCTTATTTCTGTTCAAGATCAACAAAGCCCCTTATCATCAGCctcatcgacatcatcatatttgtcGGCAAGTGATGGTTATGCTACCGATAGTTCTGGTTTGGTAATGATTGCAGGATCAAAGAAACCAAGATTTCAAGCAAACACAAGTTCCTCATCCGTTCTCGGGAGACAAATAGATACACCATCATTGCAACaaacatcaccaccaccaccatctcCAACAGCACCTGTTGGCAACGTCTTAG AACAAATTCCTCAAATGGACGCACATACACCTAGAAAATTTGTTCTTCAGCCTCCCATTCGATTAGACCGCACTCAATCGGAAATAATTACAGGATCGAGACAAACATTATTGCCAAAAAGCGCAAGTTCACCATCTATTTTCTATCCCGAAATGGACGCACCATCCCCAACAGCACCTGTTGGTAACGTTTTAg ATCAAATTCCTCAAATGGACACTCATACACCGAGAAAATTTGTTCTTCAGCCTCCCATCCGATTAGACCGCACTCAGTCTCAAATAATTACAGGATCGAGACCAGCGATATTGCAAAAAAGCACGAGTTCACCATCTATTTTCTATCCCGAAATAGAcgcaccatcatcatcaacatcaacaacaccgACCCCGGCAACATCTGTTGACAACATTTTAg ATCAAATTCCTCAAATGGACGCTCATACACCTAGAAAATTTGTTCTTCAGCCTCCCATCCAATTAGACCGCACTCAGTCTCAAATAATTACAGGATCGAGACCAGCGATATTGCAAAAAAGCGCAAGTTCACCATCTATTTTCTATCCCGAAATGGACGCACCATCCCCAACAGCACCTGTTGGTAACGTTTTAg ATCAAATTCCTCAAATGGACGCTCATACACCtagaaaatttgtttttcagcCTCCCATCCGATTAGACCGCACTCAGTCGGAAATAATTACAGGATCGAGACAAGCGATATTGCAAAAAAGCACGAGTTCACCATCCATTTTCTATCCCGAACTAGAcgtaccatcatcatcgacatcaacAACACCATCCCCGGCAACATCTGTTGACAACATTTTAg ATCAAATTCCCCAAATGGACACTCATACAACTAGAAAATATGTTCTTCAACCTCCCATCCGTTTAGATCGCACTCAATCGGAAATAATTACAGGATCGAGACAAACAATATTGCCAAAAAGCACAAGTTCACCATCCATTTTCTATCCAGAACTAGAagcaccatcatcatcgacatccaCACCATCCCCGACACCATCTGTTGACAACGTTTCGG TCTCATCATCTAGACCACTATCACCGGCACTATCTGAAACATCTGATATTCATCCAAGTATTGGATCGAATAAAGCATTAGCAACAACAGAACCAGTAAATTCATCTATAGATGTCATTAAAGATGTTAATATAAGTCGTGGTCCAAGTTTTAAatcggcaaaaaaaacaattgaaaaaaaatttgcatatgAACCTCGATCAACTGTCGTTACTAATTTGGATAGTTTCGAAACAAGAAGACAATCGATCGCTgagaaaatgacaacaatagTGCGAcatttattttcgttttctggAACATCATACACGAGACCAGTATCAAGATCAACCACTGCTATTTCACCtcaaccatcaccatcaccatcatcgtcgtcaacCTCGACATCATCGTCTTCAACCTCGACACCATCGTCTTCAACCTCGATACCAGATATGACAGCAACAACGGATATGACACGAGTCATACAAGAATTGGATGCATTGAGTAAATTACGAAATTTAGATTCAACACCAtaa
- the LOC124493678 gene encoding uncharacterized protein LOC124493678 isoform X5, with protein sequence MTGFLFIDNDGKQISSIFLRIVIFFMTIVANIVLADNKSFIVRGNNVTEWQSIRYAYKSPYGLSNRLKCDGSIHQQFNECERTAHHTWQVTIDDYFYQSKKFCCFIWQTLDCERDVAAKCSVDYAKKLEANAEQSYKSMCDVVGSARDSWTCWFTGERTDTILWIIGIVLLILATICACMGIRLYNSNKTKPEMEIQKIGKSTEMHLSIANYAANLRQVSASDAPIKQPQTRGNRSFLLPDGGGSITDPPLPSGVSKNISSSASRTPTPVMRPERATTPVMKPKGASVPKNIASSASKAPTPVMKPEGASVPKNIPSSASKAPTPVMKPEGASVPKNIPSSASKAPTPVMKPEGASVPKNIASSASKAPTPVMKPEGASVPKNIPSSASKAPTPVMKPEGASVPKNIPSSASKAPIPVMQPEGTSVPKNIPSSASKAPIPVMQPEGTSVPKNIPSSASKAPIPVMQPEGTSVPKNIPSSASSNTAAIHGLENVSPSSSVHRGGYSSGTLTPASSRNSFGSDITQVLSQPTNSKIQRHSSLPDLKSTQPATIERLSKSLISVQDQQSPLSSASSTSSYLSASDGYATDSSGLVMIAGSKKPRFQANTSSSSVLGRQIDTPSLQQTSPPPPSPTAPVGNVLEQIPQMDAHTPRKFVLQPPIRLDRTQSEIITGSRQTLLPKSASSPSIFYPEMDAPSPTAPVGNVLDQIPQMDAHTPRKFVLQPPIQLDRTQSQIITGSRPAILQKSASSPSIFYPEMDAPSPTAPVGNVLDQIPQMDAHTPRKFVFQPPIRLDRTQSEIITGSRQAILQKSTSSPSIFYPELDVPSSSTSTTPSPATSVDNILDQIPQMDTHTTRKYVLQPPIRLDRTQSEIITGSRQTILPKSTSSPSIFYPELEAPSSSTSTPSPTPSVDNVSVSSSRPLSPALSETSDIHPSIGSNKALATTEPVNSSIDVIKDVNISRGPSFKSAKKTIEKKFAYEPRSTVVTNLDSFETRRQSIAEKMTTIVRHLFSFSGTSYTRPVSRSTTAISPQPSPSPSSSSTSTSSSSTSTPSSSTSIPDMTATTDMTRVIQELDALSKLRNLDSTP encoded by the exons ATGACcggatttttgtttatagATAATGATGGCAAACAAATCTCTTCAATATTTTTGAGGATAGTCATCTTCTTCATGACGATTGTTGCAAATATTGTGTTGGCtgataataaatcattcatAGTGCGAGGTAATAATGTAACCGAATGGCAATCTATACGATATGCATACAAATCCCCCTATGGTCTATCCAATAGATTAAAATGTGATGGAtcgattcatcaacaatttaatGAATGTGAACGAACAGCACATCATACGTGGCAAGTgaccattgatgattat ttttatcaatcaaaaaagtTTTGCTGTTTCATCTGGCAAACACTTGATTGTGAAAGAGATGTTGCTGCAAAATGTAGTGTTGATTATGCAAAGAAACTTGAAGCTAACGCTGAACAATCATACAAATCAATGTGCGATGTAGTTGGTTCAGCTCGTGATTCATGGACATGTTGGTTTACAGGTGAAAGAACGGATACGATTCTTTGGATTATCGGAATTGTACTTCTTATCTTAGCGACCATCTGTGCATGCATGGGAATTAGACTTTACAATAGTAATAAAACAAA ACCTGAAATGGAAATccaaaaaattggaaaatcaaCAGAAATGCATTTATCTATTGCAAATTATGCTGCCAATTTGAGACAGGTATCAGCATCTGATGCGCCAATAAAACAACCACAAACTCGAGGAAACCGATCATTTTTACTTCCCGATGGAGGTGGCTCCATAACGGATCCACCATTGCCAAGTGgtgtttcaaaaaatatcTCTTCATCTGCATCAAGAACACCGACTCCAGTAATGCGACCCGAAAGAGCAACAACTCCAGTAATGAAACCCAAAGGAGCAAGTGTTCCAAAGAATATCGCTTCATCTGCATCAAAAGCACCAACTCCAGTAATGAAACCCGAAGGAGCAAGTGTTCCAAAGAATATCCCTTCATCTGCATCAAAAGCACCAACTCCAGTAATGAAACCTGAAGGAGCAAGTGTTCCAAAGAATATCCCTTCATCTGCATCAAAAGCACCAACTCCAGTAATGAAACCCGAAGGAGCAAGTGTTCCAAAGAATATCGCTTCATCTGCATCAAAAGCACCAACTCCAGTAATGAAACCCGAAGGAGCAAGTGTTCCAAAGAATATCCCTTCATCTGCATCAAAAGCACCAACTCCAGTAATGAAACCTGAAGGAGCAAGTGTTCCAAAGAATATCCCTTCATCCGCATCAAAAGCGCCAATTCCAGTAATGCAACCCGAAGGAACAAGTGTTCCAAAGAATATTCCATCATCTGCATCAAAAGCACCAATTCCAGTAATGCAACCCGAAGGAACAAGTGTTCCAAAGAATATTCCATCATCTGCATCAAAAGCACCAATTCCAGTAATGCAACCCGAAGGAACAAGTGTTCCAAAGAATATTCCATCATCTGCATCAAGTAACACCGCCGCTATACATGGTTTGGAAAATGTAAGTCCTAGTTCATCGGTTCATAGAGGAGGATATTCAAGCGGCACCCTGACCCCAGCTTCATCGAGAAATAGTTTTGGGTCAGATATTACTCAAGTGTTATCTCAACCAACAAACTCCAAAATTCAACGACATTCATCGCTACCTGATCTAAAATCGACACAACCAGCAACAATTGAGCGATTGAGTAAGAGTCTTATTTCTGTTCAAGATCAACAAAGCCCCTTATCATCAGCctcatcgacatcatcatatttgtcGGCAAGTGATGGTTATGCTACCGATAGTTCTGGTTTGGTAATGATTGCAGGATCAAAGAAACCAAGATTTCAAGCAAACACAAGTTCCTCATCCGTTCTCGGGAGACAAATAGATACACCATCATTGCAACaaacatcaccaccaccaccatctcCAACAGCACCTGTTGGCAACGTCTTAG AACAAATTCCTCAAATGGACGCACATACACCTAGAAAATTTGTTCTTCAGCCTCCCATTCGATTAGACCGCACTCAATCGGAAATAATTACAGGATCGAGACAAACATTATTGCCAAAAAGCGCAAGTTCACCATCTATTTTCTATCCCGAAATGGACGCACCATCCCCAACAGCACCTGTTGGTAACGTTTTAg ATCAAATTCCTCAAATGGACGCTCATACACCTAGAAAATTTGTTCTTCAGCCTCCCATCCAATTAGACCGCACTCAGTCTCAAATAATTACAGGATCGAGACCAGCGATATTGCAAAAAAGCGCAAGTTCACCATCTATTTTCTATCCCGAAATGGACGCACCATCCCCAACAGCACCTGTTGGTAACGTTTTAg ATCAAATTCCTCAAATGGACGCTCATACACCtagaaaatttgtttttcagcCTCCCATCCGATTAGACCGCACTCAGTCGGAAATAATTACAGGATCGAGACAAGCGATATTGCAAAAAAGCACGAGTTCACCATCCATTTTCTATCCCGAACTAGAcgtaccatcatcatcgacatcaacAACACCATCCCCGGCAACATCTGTTGACAACATTTTAg ATCAAATTCCCCAAATGGACACTCATACAACTAGAAAATATGTTCTTCAACCTCCCATCCGTTTAGATCGCACTCAATCGGAAATAATTACAGGATCGAGACAAACAATATTGCCAAAAAGCACAAGTTCACCATCCATTTTCTATCCAGAACTAGAagcaccatcatcatcgacatccaCACCATCCCCGACACCATCTGTTGACAACGTTTCGG TCTCATCATCTAGACCACTATCACCGGCACTATCTGAAACATCTGATATTCATCCAAGTATTGGATCGAATAAAGCATTAGCAACAACAGAACCAGTAAATTCATCTATAGATGTCATTAAAGATGTTAATATAAGTCGTGGTCCAAGTTTTAAatcggcaaaaaaaacaattgaaaaaaaatttgcatatgAACCTCGATCAACTGTCGTTACTAATTTGGATAGTTTCGAAACAAGAAGACAATCGATCGCTgagaaaatgacaacaatagTGCGAcatttattttcgttttctggAACATCATACACGAGACCAGTATCAAGATCAACCACTGCTATTTCACCtcaaccatcaccatcaccatcatcgtcgtcaacCTCGACATCATCGTCTTCAACCTCGACACCATCGTCTTCAACCTCGATACCAGATATGACAGCAACAACGGATATGACACGAGTCATACAAGAATTGGATGCATTGAGTAAATTACGAAATTTAGATTCAACACCAtaa